The Litorilinea aerophila genomic interval TGGCGGATGAGGGACTATCGGATTGAGCCAGAATTTGGCCATCTTTCTTTCTGATTCTACATGCATATGGGGTGGTTCGCTACGGTCACCGGAGTAGAAGAAAAAGCGATACAGGCCAACACGGTCTATGGTGGGAGACATGGCAAGTTCAACAAGTTCAATCGGTTTTGCCTGATAGGAATATTATACCATTACAGTCTGGCGTAAATACCACGGCAGAAATT includes:
- a CDS encoding DUF4160 domain-containing protein: MSPTIDRVGLYRFFFYSGDRSEPPHMHVESERKMAKFWLNPIVPHPPHRGPASFDPALLTLKDFLSRLTKDACGQILL